A genome region from Aliivibrio salmonicida LFI1238 includes the following:
- the cspE gene encoding transcription antiterminator/RNA stability regulator CspE: MSKTTGIVKWFNEEKGFGFITQDNGGADVFVHFRAIASEGFKTLKEGQKVSFEVEQGQKGPQASNVVGE; encoded by the coding sequence ATCGTTAAGTGGTTTAACGAAGAGAAAGGTTTCGGCTTCATTACTCAAGATAACGGCGGCGCTGACGTATTCGTTCACTTCCGTGCAATCGCATCTGAAGGTTTTAAAACTCTGAAAGAAGGCCAAAAGGTTTCTTTCGAAGTTGAACAAGGTCAAAAAGGCCCACAAGCTAGCAACGTTGTTGGCGAATAA